In Ciconia boyciana chromosome 3, ASM3463844v1, whole genome shotgun sequence, a genomic segment contains:
- the TRAF5 gene encoding TNF receptor-associated factor 5 isoform X2: MACDEPAALSGIFTRQNSASAVSLDFEPDADYKFVETLEDRYKCAYCHLVLRNPHQTGCGHRFCQQCILSLRELNAVPTCPVDKETIKMHEVFKDNCCKREVLNLHVFCKNIPDCNSKIILGRYQEHLQQCLFESVQCTNDGCCDQILRKDLKEHLSRHCKFREEMCQYCNKYVVLINIKNHEKNDCPDYPVPCLQNCSQIILKKEIEKHHAVCPEAEVDCPYKQYGCLVKVKRGKLAEHENGALREHMLQILDKNSQLEEQISDLYKSLECKEIKIQQLAEAIKKCEKEFRQFTQLFGKNSNLMALASHLDKSARLESQVKQLIQMANQQQSKLDLRPLFDTIENVKQKIALMETYDQRLVVLEGQSSKHDLQINIHKAQLNKNEERFKLLEGTCYNGKLIWKITDYKMKKKEAVEGRVLSIFSQPFYTSRCGYRLCARAYLNGDGSGKGTHVSLYFVVMRGEFDSLLLWPFKQKVTLMLLDQSGKKNHIVEVFRADPNSSSFKRPDGEMNIASGCPRFVPHTVLENTKNTYIRDDTLFLKVVVDLTDLEEL, from the exons ATGGCCTGTGACGAACCCGCTGCTCTCTCAGGCATCTTCACGCGCCAGAACTCTGCCAGCGCCGTCTCTCTGGACTTTGAGCCTGATGCCGACTACAAGTTTGTGGAAACCTTAGAAGACCGGTACAAGTGCGCCTACTGCCACCTCGTCCTTCGCAATCCCCACCAGACGGGATGCGGGCACCGATTTTGCCAGCAGTGCATTCTTTCTTTGAG AGAGTTGAATGCAGTACCCACCTGTCCCGTCGacaaagaaacaataaaaatgcatgag GTATTCAAAGACAACTGCTGTAAAAGAGAAGTTCTCAACTTGCATGTGTTCTGCAAAAACATTCCTGACTGCaattcaaaaataattctgggACGATATCAG GAGCATCTTCAGCAGTGTTTGTTTGAAAGTGTGCAATGCACTAATGATGGATGTTGTGATCAAATTCTTCGGAAAGACTTGAAAGAGCATTTGAGCCGGCACTGTAAATTTCGAGAAGAAATGTGTCAGTACTGTAATAAATATGTGGTGTTAATTAACATAAAG AATCATGAGAAAAATGACTGTCCTGATTATCCTGTGCCTTGTCTCCAAAACTGTTcacaaataattctgaaaaaggag ATTGAAAAGCACCATGCTGTGTGTCCTGAGGCAGAAGTGGACTGCCCGTATAAGCAGTATGGCTGTCTTGTAAAG GTGAAAAGAGGGAAACTTGCCGAACATGAAAACGGTGCCCTGAGGGAACACATGCTGCAGATATTAGACAAGAACTCCCAGTTGGAAGAACAG ATATCTGACCTGTATAAGAGCCTGGAATGTAAAGAGATTAAAATCCAGCAGCTAGCAGAGGCCATTAAAAAGTGTGAGAAAGAATTCAGACAGTTTACACAACTGTTTGGTAAAAATAGCAACTTGATG GCTCTGGCCAGTCACCTGGATAAGTCTGCGCGCCTGGAATCGCAAGTGAAACAGCTAATACAGATGGCAAACCAGCAACAAAGCAAATTAGACTTGCGACCCCTGTTTGACACAATCgaaaatgtaaaacagaagaTTGCCCTGATGGAGACATACGATCAGCGCTTGG TTGTTTTGGAAGGTCAGTCCAGCAAACATGATCTCCAGATCAATATTCACAAAGCGCAGctcaataaaaatgaagaacGATTTAAGCTGTTGGAAGGCACGTGCTACAATGGAAAATTAATCTGGAAGATCACAGACtacaagatgaagaaaaaagaagcgGTGGAAGGCCGTGTCCTCTCCATATTTAGCCAGCCCTTTTACACCAGCCGCTGCGGGTACAGGTTATGCGCGAGAGCCTACCTGAACGGGGATGGCTCAGGAAAGGGAACACACGTCTCTCTCTACTTCGTAGTGATGAGAGGGGAGTTTGACTCACTGCTACTGTGGCCTTTCAAGCAAAAAGTTACACTTATGCTTTTGGAccaaagtgggaaaaaaaatcacatcgTGGAAGTCTTTAGAGCTGACCCCAATAGCAGCAGTTTCAAAAGGCCGGATGGAGAAATGAATATTGCCTCTGGATGTCCACGCTTTGTGCCACACACGGTCCTGGAGAACACAAAGAACACCTACATCAGAGATGACACTCTGTTTTTGAAAGTGGTTGTGGATTTAACGGATCTGGAGGAATTGTGA
- the TRAF5 gene encoding TNF receptor-associated factor 5 isoform X1: MACDEPAALSGIFTRQNSASAVSLDFEPDADYKFVETLEDRYKCAYCHLVLRNPHQTGCGHRFCQQCILSLRELNAVPTCPVDKETIKMHEVFKDNCCKREVLNLHVFCKNIPDCNSKIILGRYQEHLQQCLFESVQCTNDGCCDQILRKDLKEHLSRHCKFREEMCQYCNKYVVLINIKNHEKNDCPDYPVPCLQNCSQIILKKEIEKHHAVCPEAEVDCPYKQYGCLVKVKRGKLAEHENGALREHMLQILDKNSQLEEQISDLYKSLECKEIKIQQLAEAIKKCEKEFRQFTQLFGKNSNLMVSTQALASHLDKSARLESQVKQLIQMANQQQSKLDLRPLFDTIENVKQKIALMETYDQRLVVLEGQSSKHDLQINIHKAQLNKNEERFKLLEGTCYNGKLIWKITDYKMKKKEAVEGRVLSIFSQPFYTSRCGYRLCARAYLNGDGSGKGTHVSLYFVVMRGEFDSLLLWPFKQKVTLMLLDQSGKKNHIVEVFRADPNSSSFKRPDGEMNIASGCPRFVPHTVLENTKNTYIRDDTLFLKVVVDLTDLEEL, translated from the exons ATGGCCTGTGACGAACCCGCTGCTCTCTCAGGCATCTTCACGCGCCAGAACTCTGCCAGCGCCGTCTCTCTGGACTTTGAGCCTGATGCCGACTACAAGTTTGTGGAAACCTTAGAAGACCGGTACAAGTGCGCCTACTGCCACCTCGTCCTTCGCAATCCCCACCAGACGGGATGCGGGCACCGATTTTGCCAGCAGTGCATTCTTTCTTTGAG AGAGTTGAATGCAGTACCCACCTGTCCCGTCGacaaagaaacaataaaaatgcatgag GTATTCAAAGACAACTGCTGTAAAAGAGAAGTTCTCAACTTGCATGTGTTCTGCAAAAACATTCCTGACTGCaattcaaaaataattctgggACGATATCAG GAGCATCTTCAGCAGTGTTTGTTTGAAAGTGTGCAATGCACTAATGATGGATGTTGTGATCAAATTCTTCGGAAAGACTTGAAAGAGCATTTGAGCCGGCACTGTAAATTTCGAGAAGAAATGTGTCAGTACTGTAATAAATATGTGGTGTTAATTAACATAAAG AATCATGAGAAAAATGACTGTCCTGATTATCCTGTGCCTTGTCTCCAAAACTGTTcacaaataattctgaaaaaggag ATTGAAAAGCACCATGCTGTGTGTCCTGAGGCAGAAGTGGACTGCCCGTATAAGCAGTATGGCTGTCTTGTAAAG GTGAAAAGAGGGAAACTTGCCGAACATGAAAACGGTGCCCTGAGGGAACACATGCTGCAGATATTAGACAAGAACTCCCAGTTGGAAGAACAG ATATCTGACCTGTATAAGAGCCTGGAATGTAAAGAGATTAAAATCCAGCAGCTAGCAGAGGCCATTAAAAAGTGTGAGAAAGAATTCAGACAGTTTACACAACTGTTTGGTAAAAATAGCAACTTGATGGTAAGCACACAG GCTCTGGCCAGTCACCTGGATAAGTCTGCGCGCCTGGAATCGCAAGTGAAACAGCTAATACAGATGGCAAACCAGCAACAAAGCAAATTAGACTTGCGACCCCTGTTTGACACAATCgaaaatgtaaaacagaagaTTGCCCTGATGGAGACATACGATCAGCGCTTGG TTGTTTTGGAAGGTCAGTCCAGCAAACATGATCTCCAGATCAATATTCACAAAGCGCAGctcaataaaaatgaagaacGATTTAAGCTGTTGGAAGGCACGTGCTACAATGGAAAATTAATCTGGAAGATCACAGACtacaagatgaagaaaaaagaagcgGTGGAAGGCCGTGTCCTCTCCATATTTAGCCAGCCCTTTTACACCAGCCGCTGCGGGTACAGGTTATGCGCGAGAGCCTACCTGAACGGGGATGGCTCAGGAAAGGGAACACACGTCTCTCTCTACTTCGTAGTGATGAGAGGGGAGTTTGACTCACTGCTACTGTGGCCTTTCAAGCAAAAAGTTACACTTATGCTTTTGGAccaaagtgggaaaaaaaatcacatcgTGGAAGTCTTTAGAGCTGACCCCAATAGCAGCAGTTTCAAAAGGCCGGATGGAGAAATGAATATTGCCTCTGGATGTCCACGCTTTGTGCCACACACGGTCCTGGAGAACACAAAGAACACCTACATCAGAGATGACACTCTGTTTTTGAAAGTGGTTGTGGATTTAACGGATCTGGAGGAATTGTGA